A single window of Onychomys torridus chromosome 8, mOncTor1.1, whole genome shotgun sequence DNA harbors:
- the LOC118589209 gene encoding cytochrome c oxidase assembly protein COX11, mitochondrial, with product MGGLWCPRWGIVAWCGRCWSQPGWWGRTVESAGRGLLRPGWDGGAERGLRRLGTWKRPSGARGAAVQPPRRPRSGNPSQRAQEDEWRRRNKTVLTYVAAAAVGMLGASYAAVPLYRLYCQTTGLGGSAVAGHSSDEIENMVPVKDRIIKVTFNADVHASLQWNFRPQQTELYVVPGETALAFYKAKNPTDKPIIGISTYNVVPFEAGQYFNKIQCFCFEEQRLNPQEEVDMPVFFYIDPEFAEDPRMVNVDLITLSYTFFEAKEGHKLPVPGYN from the exons ATGGGAGGGCTTTGGTGTCCGCGATGGGGGATCGTCGCCTGGTGCGGCCGGTGCTGGAGCCAGCCTGGGTGGTGGGGCCGCACTGTGGAGAGTGCCGGGCGGGGACTTCTTAGGCCCGGCTGGGATGGAGGCGCGGAGCGGGGACTGAGGCGGCTCGGGACGTGGAAGCGCCCGAGCGGGGCCCGGGGAGCCGCCGTGCAGCCGCCCCGGCGGCCGAGGAGCGGCAACCCTTCCCAGCGCGCGCAGGAGGACGAGTGGCGGCGGCGGAACAAGACGGTGCTCACCTACGTGGCCGCGGCCGCCGTGGGCATGCTGGGGGCCTCCTACGCCGCCGTGCCCCTCTATCGGCTCTACTGCCAG ACTACAGGACTTGGAGGATCAGCAGTGGCTGGGCACTCATCAGACGAGATTGAAAACATGGTGCCTGTTAAGGATCGAATCATTAAGGTCACCTTCAATGCTGATGTGCATGCCAGTCTCCAGTGGAACTTCAGACCTCAGCAAACTGAGTTATAT GTGGTACCAGGAGAGACTGCACTGGCATTTTATAAAGCGAAGAATCCTACTGACAAACCAATAATTGGAATTTCTACATATAATGTTGTACCATTTGAAGCTGGACAGTATttcaataaaatacag TGCTTCTGTTTTGAAGAACAAAGGCTTAATCCACAAGAAGAAGTTGATATGCCAGTGTTTTTCTACATTGATCCTGAATTTGCAGAAGATCCAAGAATGGTGAATGTTGATCTCATCACTCTTTCTTACACTTTTTTTGAAGCAAAGGAAGGGCACAAGTTGCCAGTTCCAGGCTATAATTGA